From Cyclopterus lumpus isolate fCycLum1 chromosome 4, fCycLum1.pri, whole genome shotgun sequence, a single genomic window includes:
- the cts12 gene encoding cathepsin L1 translates to MGPKHTHQVRRAGFLLLSALLIGPRLAASESDEVAPTEWEVWKSSHSVAYEDTDDMQRRNIWETNKQMIEDNNQGFFMGRRPFTMAMNKYGDLTKQEYHVLQGATIDSQFVKRGKTVSGRRLRNNAKKLQAYFVDYRNMGYVTEVKDQGFCGSCWAFSTTGAIEGQIYKKTGQLVSLSEQNLVDCSRSYGTYGCNGAWMANAYDYVVNNGLQATDAYPYSSVDTQPCYYDSRLAVAHIKDYRFLPKGDEQALADAVATVGPITVAIDADHSSFLFYSSGIYDEPTCNPNNLSHAVLLVGYGSDGGQDYWIIKNSWGSSWGEGGYMRMVRDGRNTCGIASYALYPVL, encoded by the exons ATGGGACCCAAACACACCCACCAAG TCCGGCGGGCGGGCTTCCTGCTGCTCTCGGCCCTCCTGATTGGCCCGCGGCTCGCGGCCTCGGAGTCGGACGAGGTGGCGCCGACCGAGTGGGAGGTCTGGAAGAGCAGCCACAGCGTGGCCTACGAGGACACG GACGACATGCAAAGGAGGAACATCTGGGAGACCAACAAGCAGATGATCGAGGACAACAATCAAGGCTTCTTCATGGGGAGGAGGCCGTTCACGATGGCCATGAACAAATATGGAGACCTG ACGAAACAAGAGTACCACGTTTTGCAAGGCGCCACGATCGACTCCCAGTTCGTGAAGAGGGGGAAGACCGTCTCGGGCCGACGGCTGCGTAACAACGCCAAGAAGTTGCAAGCCTACTTTGTCGACTACAGGAACATGGGTTACGTCACCGAGGTGAAAGACCAG GGTTTCTGTGGCTCGTGCTGGGCCTTCAGCACCACGGGAGCCATCGAGGGACAAATTTACAAGAAGACGGGTCAGCTCGTGTCCTTGAGTGAACAGAACCTGGTGGACTGCTCCAGGTCCTACGGCACGTACGGCTGCAACGGCGCCTGGATGGCCAACGCCTACGACTACGTGGTCAACAACGGGCTGCAGGCCACCGACGCCTACCCGTACAGCTCGGTG GACACCCAGCCCTGCTACTACGACAGCAGGCTGGCGGTGGCCCACATCAAGGACTACAGGTTCTTGCCCAAAGGAGACGAGCAGGCCCTGGCCGACGCCGTGGCAACCGTCGGTCCAATCACGGTCGCCATTGACGCAGATCACTCAAGCTTCCTGTTCTACAGCTCAG GAATATACGACGAGCCGACCTGCAACCCGAACAATCTGAGTCACGCGGTGCTGCTGGTTGGCTACGGCTCCGATGGAGGCCAAGACTACTGGATCATCAAAAACAG tTGGGGAAGCAGTTGGGGCGAAGGCGGCTACATGCGGATGGTCCGGGACGGCAGGAACACTTGTGGCATCGCGAGCTACGCCTTGTACCCCGTCCTGTAA